One genomic segment of Panicum virgatum strain AP13 chromosome 2N, P.virgatum_v5, whole genome shotgun sequence includes these proteins:
- the LOC120658742 gene encoding membrane protein PM19L-like, giving the protein MAGVGRNMVAPLMVLNLIMYLIVIGFASWNLNHFINGQTNYPGVAGNGATFYFLVFAILAGVVGAASKLAGVHHVRAWRHDSLATSAASSLIAWAVTALAFGLACKEIHIGGHRGWRLRVLEAFVIILAFTQLLYVMMLHAGLFGGSDGYRDHDYGVGGAAGEPKGPRV; this is encoded by the exons ATGGCCGGGGTCGGGAGGAACATGGTGGCGCCGCTCATGGTGCTCAACCTCATCATGTACCTCATCGTCATCGGCTTCGCGAGCTGGAACCTCAACCACTTCATCAACGGCCAGACAAACTACCCTG GTGTGGCCGGCAACGGCGCGACGTTCTACTTCCTGGTGTTCGCGATCCTCGCCGGCGTGGTGGGCGCGGCGTCGAAGCTGGCCGGCGTGCACCACGTCCGCGCGTGGCGCCACGACAGCCTCGCCACGAGCGCGGCGTCGTCGCTCATCGCCTGGGCCGTCACCGCGCTCGCCTTCGGGCTGGCGTGCAAGGAGATCCACATCGGCGGCCACCGCGGGTGGCGCCTCCGCGTGCTCGAGGCCTTCGTCATCATCCTCGCCTTCACGCAGCTGCTCTACGTGATGATGCTCCACGCGGGCCTCTTCGGCGGCAGCGACGGCTACCGGGACCACGActacggcgtcggcggcgccgccggcgagcccaagGGCCCCAGGGTCTGA